In a genomic window of Brassica rapa cultivar Chiifu-401-42 chromosome A10, CAAS_Brap_v3.01, whole genome shotgun sequence:
- the LOC103847574 gene encoding formin-like protein 20 isoform X3: MVLRLSVCNRIITLYFSINDFFHFFAAFDCCFSNDVMGEDEYKLYLGGIVAQLHYLYPDASFKVCNFRAGDQQSQISTLLSQYGMSVMDYPNQHESVPLLPLQVISQFLITSKSWLSQQNILLMHCERGCLPLLDFMLSAVLLYIKRYHGDQKTLELAYNQAPKELLCLSSALNPQPSQLRYLRYISTRDLGSDWPPPEAPLVLDCLILRGLPHFEGVKDWRPSLRILGQDHKAPTNRSSILLFSTPKTNTFYQQEECIQVKLDIQCHVQGDIVLELINLNDDLVREEMVFRIMFNTAFVRGNVLKVQSDEMDILWEAKDQFPGEFKAEVLFSDADPMVPVTERAPPPPPMRRGAPPPPFGSGGPPPPPPPLPFRSREPPPPPPPLMRRGAPPPPPFRSGGPPPPPPPPPMLRRAPPPPPFRSAGPPPPPPPPPMLRRAPPPPPFRSAGPPPPPPPPPMLRRAPPPPPPPPPPMRRGAPPSPPPPPPPPPFRSRGPPPFHWVIPRRVFLVSSWEEIPQRHEEGQTAPEFDVSEIETLLSARVPKPADKAPPPPPPPPPRMHRRRGCGLPRPGLRSSTQKKSSLKPFHWVKITRAARGSLWDEFQRHGEGQTYYTNSILVLYTFMFILQKKKKKLLRVIGIGLQLINDLISDSAPEFDISELETLFSAKVQKPTDKSGNQPVWAIPETIQLINLKKAHNVEIILWRLKIPLRDIIAAVLAMDESIVDIDQIVNLTKFCPTKDEMELLMNYSGDKATLGNCEQYFLELMKVPRVESKLRVFSLKVHFGTQISELKQRLDLLNSACDEVYNKLLLVFGAVHIFLRHILLLLVDQVRSSQKLKEIMKRIDYLGKKNQGPARGKTLALRSPGVAVGFKLKNLLNVGHTRGASSMQHLCKDLASRESDLMDFHKDLESLESASKIQLKSLDEDMQAIIKGLNILNQELTASESDGPVSEVFHKLLKELVSIADTEVASVSSLYSVVGENVDALVYYVGENPIHCPFEQVTANLVNFVRLFKKAHEENVKQADLEKKEAAKDKKVKKGKGLSLTRKVIDPDRADNLEIMLWRVKMPLPDMMAAVQAMDDTVLDIDQIEKLIMFCPTKEEMELLNDLLQNYTGDKERLGKCEQYFLELMKVPRVESKLRVFSFKIQFHTQVEELRKSLNVVKSACEEIRSSQKLKGIMKRILYLGNTLNQGTVRGAAVGFKLESLLTLSDTRAANSKMTLMHYLCKVFAYKASHLLDFHKDFENLESASKMQLKSLAEDMQAISKGLEMLDQELTASERDGPVSEVSYKRLKDFMRIAETEVEAIRRLYTETGRNADALAHYFGEDPSRYPFEQVTGTLTKFIRLWKKAHEENVEQAELEKMEAAKEARMKMAKGQFGFTLKNQLADP, from the exons ATGGTATTACGACTCTCTGTTTGTAATCGTATTATAACTCTCTATTTCagtataaatgatttttttcatttctttgcAGCTTTTGACTGTTGTTTCTCCAACGATGTTATGGGAGAGGATGAGTACAAACTGTACCTGGGTGGCATCGTAGCACAGCTGCATTATCTTTACCCGGATGCCTCATTCAAGGTGTGTAACTTCAGAGCAGGAGACCAACAGAGTCAAATATCAACACTACTGTCTCAATACGGCATGTCGGTAATGGACTATCCTAACCAACACGAGAGTGTTCCGCTTTTACCTCTCCAAGTGATCAGTCAATTCCTAATAACAAGCAAAAGCTGGTTAAGTCAACAAAATATTCTGTTGATGCATTGCGAAAGAGGTTGTTTGCCTCTTCTTGATTTTATGTTATCAGCAGTATTATTGTACATCAAAAGGTATCATGGCGATCAGAAGACTTTGGAGTTGGCATATAACCAGGCTCCTAAGGAGCTTCTTTGTCTTTCGTCTGCTCTAAACCCACAGCCTTCTCAGTTAAGATATCTTCGGTACATCTCCACAAGAGATTTAGGCTCTGACTGGCCTCCTCCAGAGGCACCTCTTGTTTTGGATTGCTTGATTCTCAGAGGTCTCCCACATTTTGAAGGGGTAAAAGATTGGAGACCAAGTTTAAGGATTTTAGGTCAGGACCATAAAGCCCCAACAAACAGGAGCTCCATACTTCTCTTTTCCACACCAAAGACAAATACCTTCTACCAACAA GAAGAGTGTATCCAGGTGAAGTTAGATATCCAGTGCCATGTTCAAGGGGATATTGTTCTGGAATTAATAAACTTGAATGATGACTTGGTGCGTGAGGAGATGGTCTTTAGAATCATGTTCAACACAGCATTTGTACGTGGTAATGTTCTAAAGGTCCAAAGCGATGAGATGGATATACTTTGGGAGGCCAAGGACCAGTTCCCAGGGGAATTTAAGGCAGAG GTACTCTTCTCTGACGCTGACCCCATGGTGCCTGTTACTGAAAGagcaccaccacctcctccgaTGCGTAGAGGAGCCCCACCACCTCCATTTGGGTCTGGTGgacctcctccaccaccaccaccacttccATTTAGGTCTCGTgaacctccaccaccaccacctcctctgATGCGTAGAGGAGCCCCACCACCACCTCCATTTAGGTCTGGTGGACCTccgcctccaccaccacctcctccgaTGCTTAGAAGAGCCCCACCACCACCTCCATTTAGGTCTGCTGGacctccacctccaccaccacctcctccgaTGCTTAGAAGAGCCCCACCACCACCTCCATTTAGGTCTGCTGGacctccacctccaccaccacctcctccgaTGCTTAGAAGagccccaccaccaccaccgccaccaccTCCTCCGATGCGTAGAGGAGCCCCACCatcaccaccacctccaccaccaccacctccattTAGGTCTCGTGGACCTCCGCCTTTTCATTGGGTTATACCAAGGAGGGTCTTTCTTGTAAGCTCATGGGAGGAGATACCACAGAGACATGAGGAAGGACAAAC TGCACCAGAGTTTGATGTATCAGAAATAGAGACTCTTCTCTCTGCTAGAGTGCCAAAACCGGCTGATAAAGCcccaccgccaccaccaccaccacctccccGAATGCATAGACGAAGAGGATGTGGTCTTCCACGTCCAGGTTTGAGGTCTTCAACTCAGAAGAAGTcttctcttaagccttttcaTTGGGTTAAGATAACAAGGGCCGCGCGGGGAAGCTTATGGGACGAGTTTCAGAGACATGGGGAAGGACAAACGTATTATACTAACTCCATCCTTGTATTATATACCTTTATgtttatattacaaaaaaaaaaaaaaaaactattgagaGTTATTGGGATTGGTTTGCAACTAATTAATGATCTTATTTCTGATAGTGCACCAGAATTTGATATATCAGAATTAGAGACCCTTTTCTCTGCTAAAGTGCAAAAACCGACTGATAAATCTGGAAACCAACCGGTTTGGGCAATACCTGAAACAATTCAACTG ATTAACCTTAAGAAAGCCCATAACGTGGAAATTATTCTTTGGAGATTAAAGATTCCGCTGCGTGATATTATC GCTGCAGTTCTGGCTATGGATGAATCTATAGTAGATATTGATCAAATAGTTAATCTTACAAAGTTTTGCCCAACCAAGGACGAAATGGAACTTCTTATG AACTACAGTGGTGACAAGGCTACCTTGGGAAATTGTGAGCAG TACTTCCTAGAGCTCATGAAGGTGCCAAGAGTAGAATCCAAGCTGAGAGTATTTTCCCTCAAGGTTCATTTTGGCACTCAG ATATCAGAACTCAAACAACGTTTAGATTTGTTAAACTCTGCGTGTGATGAGGTATACAATAAGTTACTTCTAGTTTTTGGTGCAGTCCATATCTTTCTTAGACATATTCTCCTCTTGCTTGTTGATCAGGTCCGTTCTTCACAAAAGCTAAAGGAAATTATGAAAAGGATTGATTACCTAGGGAAAAAAAACCAAGGACCTGCGAGGGGTAAGACCCTTGCCCTGCGTTCTCCAGGCGTTGCAGTGGGATTCAAgttaaaaaatctattaaatgTAGGCCACACACGTGGTGCTAGCAGCATGCAACATCTCTGCAAG GACCTTGCTTCCAGGGAATCAGATCTAATGGACTTCCATAAGGATCTTGAAAGTCTTGAATCAGCTTCAAAG ATACAACTGAAGTCCCTGGATGAGGATATGCAAGCTATAATCAAAGGATTAAACATACTGAACCAGGAGCTCACTGCATCCGAAAGTGATGGTCCTGTTTCTGAAGTATTCCATAAA TTACTGAAGGAACTCGTTTCAATTGCTGATACTGAAGTGGCATCTGTATCAAGTCTTTACTCCGTTGTG GGAGAGAATGTTGATGCACTTGTGTACTACGTTGGCGAGAATCCCATACATTGTCCATTTGAACAAG TTACTGCAAACCTCGTGAATTTTGTAAGGTTGTTTAAGAAAGCACACGAAGAGAATGTCAAGCAAGCAGACTTGGAGAAGAAAGAAGCTGCTAAGGATAAGAAAGTGAAGAAGGGAAAAGGACTCAGTCTCACAAGAAAAGTG ATTGACCCTGATAGAGCGGATAATTTGGAAATTATGCTTTGGAGAGTAAAGATGCCACTGCCTGATATGATG GCTGCAGTTCAGGCAATGGATGATACTGTACTAGATATTGATCAGATAGAGAAACTTATAATGTTTTGTCCAACCAAGGAAGAGATGGAACTTCTTAAT GATTTACTGCAGAACTACACTGGTGACAAGGAAAGGTTGGGAAAGTGTGAGCAG TACTTCCTGGAGCTAATGAAGGTTCCCCGAGTTGAATCGAAGCTGAGAGTATTTTCCTTCAAGATTCAATTCCACACTCAG gtAGAAGAATTAAGGAAAAGTTTAAATGTGGTAAAGTCTGCATGTGAGGAG ATCCGTTCTTCACAAAAGCTGAAAGGAATTATGAAAAGGATTCTTTACCTGGGGAACACATTGAACCAAGGAACTGTGAGGG GCGCTGCAGTGGGATTCAAGTTGGAAAGTTTATTAACATTAAGCGATACACGTGCTGCTAACAGCAAGATGACTCTCATGCATTATCTTTGCAAG GTCTTTGCTTATAAGGCGTCACATCTACTGGACTTCCATAAGGATTTTGAAAATCTTGAATCAGCTTCAAAA ATGCAATTGAAGTCGCTGGCTGAGGACATGCAAGCCATTAGCAAAGGATTGGAAATGCTGGACCAGGAGCTCACTGCATCCGAACGTGATGGTCCTGTTTCTGAAGTTTCCTATAAA AGGTTGAAGGACTTCATGCGTATTGCTGAGACTGAAGTGGAAGCTATCAGGCGTCTTTACACTGAGACG GGCAGGAATGCTGATGCGCTTGCGCACTATTTTGGCGAGGATCCCAGCCGCTATCCATTTGAACAAG TTACTGGGACTCTTACGAAATTTATAAGGTTGTGGAAGAAAGCACACGAAGAGAATGTCGAGCAAGCAGAGCTGGAGAAGATGGAAGCCGCTAAGGAAGCGAGAATGAAGATGGCGAAAGGACAATTCGGTTTCACACTAAAAAACCAGCTAGCTGACCCATGA
- the LOC103847574 gene encoding formin-like protein 20 isoform X2, whose protein sequence is MVLRLSVCNRIITLYFSINDFFHFFAAFDCCFSNDVMGEDEYKLYLGGIVAQLHYLYPDASFKVCNFRAGDQQSQISTLLSQYGMSVMDYPNQHESVPLLPLQVISQFLITSKSWLSQQNILLMHCERGCLPLLDFMLSAVLLYIKRYHGDQKTLELAYNQAPKELLCLSSALNPQPSQLRYLRYISTRDLGSDWPPPEAPLVLDCLILRGLPHFEGVKDWRPSLRILGQDHKAPTNRSSILLFSTPKTNTFYQQEECIQVKLDIQCHVQGDIVLELINLNDDLVREEMVFRIMFNTAFVRGNVLKVQSDEMDILWEAKDQFPGEFKAEVLFSDADPMVPVTERAPPPPPMRRGAPPPPFGSGGPPPPPPPLPFRSREPPPPPPPLMRRGAPPPPPFRSGGPPPPPPPPPMLRRAPPPPPFRSAGPPPPPPPPPMLRRAPPPPPFRSAGPPPPPPPPPMLRRAPPPPPPPPPPMRRGAPPSPPPPPPPPPFRSRGPPPFHWVIPRRVFLVSSWEEIPQRHEEGQTAPEFDVSEIETLLSARVPKPADKAPPPPPPPPPRMHRRRGCGLPRPGLRSSTQKKSSLKPFHWVKITRAARGSLWDEFQRHGEGQTYYTNSILVLYTFMFILQKKKKKLLRVIGIGLQLINDLISDSAPEFDISELETLFSAKVQKPTDKSGNQPVWAIPETIQLINLKKAHNVEIILWRLKIPLRDIIAAVLAMDESIVDIDQIVNLTKFCPTKDEMELLMNYSGDKATLGNCEQYFLELMKVPRVESKLRVFSLKVHFGTQISELKQRLDLLNSACDEVRSSQKLKEIMKRIDYLGKKNQGPARGKTLALRSPGVAVGFKLKNLLNVGHTRGASSMQHLCKDLASRESDLMDFHKDLESLESASKIQLKSLDEDMQAIIKGLNILNQELTASESDGPVSEVFHKLLKELVSIADTEVASVSSLYSVVGENVDALVYYVGENPIHCPFEQVTANLVNFVRLFKKAHEENVKQADLEKKEAAKDKKVKKGKGLSLTRKVIDPDRADNLEIMLWRVKMPLPDMMAAVQAMDDTVLDIDQIEKLIMFCPTKEEMELLNDLLQNYTGDKERLGKCEQYFLELMKVPRVESKLRVFSFKIQFHTQVEELRKSLNVVKSACEEIRSSQKLKGIMKRILYLGNTLNQGTVRGKHYDIINIFLLKTLLSYVQRELDFKSGADKTLDLLSAGAAVGFKLESLLTLSDTRAANSKMTLMHYLCKVFAYKASHLLDFHKDFENLESASKMQLKSLAEDMQAISKGLEMLDQELTASERDGPVSEVSYKRLKDFMRIAETEVEAIRRLYTETGRNADALAHYFGEDPSRYPFEQVTGTLTKFIRLWKKAHEENVEQAELEKMEAAKEARMKMAKGQFGFTLKNQLADP, encoded by the exons ATGGTATTACGACTCTCTGTTTGTAATCGTATTATAACTCTCTATTTCagtataaatgatttttttcatttctttgcAGCTTTTGACTGTTGTTTCTCCAACGATGTTATGGGAGAGGATGAGTACAAACTGTACCTGGGTGGCATCGTAGCACAGCTGCATTATCTTTACCCGGATGCCTCATTCAAGGTGTGTAACTTCAGAGCAGGAGACCAACAGAGTCAAATATCAACACTACTGTCTCAATACGGCATGTCGGTAATGGACTATCCTAACCAACACGAGAGTGTTCCGCTTTTACCTCTCCAAGTGATCAGTCAATTCCTAATAACAAGCAAAAGCTGGTTAAGTCAACAAAATATTCTGTTGATGCATTGCGAAAGAGGTTGTTTGCCTCTTCTTGATTTTATGTTATCAGCAGTATTATTGTACATCAAAAGGTATCATGGCGATCAGAAGACTTTGGAGTTGGCATATAACCAGGCTCCTAAGGAGCTTCTTTGTCTTTCGTCTGCTCTAAACCCACAGCCTTCTCAGTTAAGATATCTTCGGTACATCTCCACAAGAGATTTAGGCTCTGACTGGCCTCCTCCAGAGGCACCTCTTGTTTTGGATTGCTTGATTCTCAGAGGTCTCCCACATTTTGAAGGGGTAAAAGATTGGAGACCAAGTTTAAGGATTTTAGGTCAGGACCATAAAGCCCCAACAAACAGGAGCTCCATACTTCTCTTTTCCACACCAAAGACAAATACCTTCTACCAACAA GAAGAGTGTATCCAGGTGAAGTTAGATATCCAGTGCCATGTTCAAGGGGATATTGTTCTGGAATTAATAAACTTGAATGATGACTTGGTGCGTGAGGAGATGGTCTTTAGAATCATGTTCAACACAGCATTTGTACGTGGTAATGTTCTAAAGGTCCAAAGCGATGAGATGGATATACTTTGGGAGGCCAAGGACCAGTTCCCAGGGGAATTTAAGGCAGAG GTACTCTTCTCTGACGCTGACCCCATGGTGCCTGTTACTGAAAGagcaccaccacctcctccgaTGCGTAGAGGAGCCCCACCACCTCCATTTGGGTCTGGTGgacctcctccaccaccaccaccacttccATTTAGGTCTCGTgaacctccaccaccaccacctcctctgATGCGTAGAGGAGCCCCACCACCACCTCCATTTAGGTCTGGTGGACCTccgcctccaccaccacctcctccgaTGCTTAGAAGAGCCCCACCACCACCTCCATTTAGGTCTGCTGGacctccacctccaccaccacctcctccgaTGCTTAGAAGAGCCCCACCACCACCTCCATTTAGGTCTGCTGGacctccacctccaccaccacctcctccgaTGCTTAGAAGagccccaccaccaccaccgccaccaccTCCTCCGATGCGTAGAGGAGCCCCACCatcaccaccacctccaccaccaccacctccattTAGGTCTCGTGGACCTCCGCCTTTTCATTGGGTTATACCAAGGAGGGTCTTTCTTGTAAGCTCATGGGAGGAGATACCACAGAGACATGAGGAAGGACAAAC TGCACCAGAGTTTGATGTATCAGAAATAGAGACTCTTCTCTCTGCTAGAGTGCCAAAACCGGCTGATAAAGCcccaccgccaccaccaccaccacctccccGAATGCATAGACGAAGAGGATGTGGTCTTCCACGTCCAGGTTTGAGGTCTTCAACTCAGAAGAAGTcttctcttaagccttttcaTTGGGTTAAGATAACAAGGGCCGCGCGGGGAAGCTTATGGGACGAGTTTCAGAGACATGGGGAAGGACAAACGTATTATACTAACTCCATCCTTGTATTATATACCTTTATgtttatattacaaaaaaaaaaaaaaaaactattgagaGTTATTGGGATTGGTTTGCAACTAATTAATGATCTTATTTCTGATAGTGCACCAGAATTTGATATATCAGAATTAGAGACCCTTTTCTCTGCTAAAGTGCAAAAACCGACTGATAAATCTGGAAACCAACCGGTTTGGGCAATACCTGAAACAATTCAACTG ATTAACCTTAAGAAAGCCCATAACGTGGAAATTATTCTTTGGAGATTAAAGATTCCGCTGCGTGATATTATC GCTGCAGTTCTGGCTATGGATGAATCTATAGTAGATATTGATCAAATAGTTAATCTTACAAAGTTTTGCCCAACCAAGGACGAAATGGAACTTCTTATG AACTACAGTGGTGACAAGGCTACCTTGGGAAATTGTGAGCAG TACTTCCTAGAGCTCATGAAGGTGCCAAGAGTAGAATCCAAGCTGAGAGTATTTTCCCTCAAGGTTCATTTTGGCACTCAG ATATCAGAACTCAAACAACGTTTAGATTTGTTAAACTCTGCGTGTGATGAG GTCCGTTCTTCACAAAAGCTAAAGGAAATTATGAAAAGGATTGATTACCTAGGGAAAAAAAACCAAGGACCTGCGAGGGGTAAGACCCTTGCCCTGCGTTCTCCAGGCGTTGCAGTGGGATTCAAgttaaaaaatctattaaatgTAGGCCACACACGTGGTGCTAGCAGCATGCAACATCTCTGCAAG GACCTTGCTTCCAGGGAATCAGATCTAATGGACTTCCATAAGGATCTTGAAAGTCTTGAATCAGCTTCAAAG ATACAACTGAAGTCCCTGGATGAGGATATGCAAGCTATAATCAAAGGATTAAACATACTGAACCAGGAGCTCACTGCATCCGAAAGTGATGGTCCTGTTTCTGAAGTATTCCATAAA TTACTGAAGGAACTCGTTTCAATTGCTGATACTGAAGTGGCATCTGTATCAAGTCTTTACTCCGTTGTG GGAGAGAATGTTGATGCACTTGTGTACTACGTTGGCGAGAATCCCATACATTGTCCATTTGAACAAG TTACTGCAAACCTCGTGAATTTTGTAAGGTTGTTTAAGAAAGCACACGAAGAGAATGTCAAGCAAGCAGACTTGGAGAAGAAAGAAGCTGCTAAGGATAAGAAAGTGAAGAAGGGAAAAGGACTCAGTCTCACAAGAAAAGTG ATTGACCCTGATAGAGCGGATAATTTGGAAATTATGCTTTGGAGAGTAAAGATGCCACTGCCTGATATGATG GCTGCAGTTCAGGCAATGGATGATACTGTACTAGATATTGATCAGATAGAGAAACTTATAATGTTTTGTCCAACCAAGGAAGAGATGGAACTTCTTAAT GATTTACTGCAGAACTACACTGGTGACAAGGAAAGGTTGGGAAAGTGTGAGCAG TACTTCCTGGAGCTAATGAAGGTTCCCCGAGTTGAATCGAAGCTGAGAGTATTTTCCTTCAAGATTCAATTCCACACTCAG gtAGAAGAATTAAGGAAAAGTTTAAATGTGGTAAAGTCTGCATGTGAGGAG ATCCGTTCTTCACAAAAGCTGAAAGGAATTATGAAAAGGATTCTTTACCTGGGGAACACATTGAACCAAGGAACTGTGAGGGGTAAgcattatgatattattaacaTCTTTTTGCTCAAAACATTACTTAGCTATGTTCAACGTGAGCTTGATTTCAAGAGTGGGGCTGATAAGACCCTTGATCTGCTTTCCGCAGGCGCTGCAGTGGGATTCAAGTTGGAAAGTTTATTAACATTAAGCGATACACGTGCTGCTAACAGCAAGATGACTCTCATGCATTATCTTTGCAAG GTCTTTGCTTATAAGGCGTCACATCTACTGGACTTCCATAAGGATTTTGAAAATCTTGAATCAGCTTCAAAA ATGCAATTGAAGTCGCTGGCTGAGGACATGCAAGCCATTAGCAAAGGATTGGAAATGCTGGACCAGGAGCTCACTGCATCCGAACGTGATGGTCCTGTTTCTGAAGTTTCCTATAAA AGGTTGAAGGACTTCATGCGTATTGCTGAGACTGAAGTGGAAGCTATCAGGCGTCTTTACACTGAGACG GGCAGGAATGCTGATGCGCTTGCGCACTATTTTGGCGAGGATCCCAGCCGCTATCCATTTGAACAAG TTACTGGGACTCTTACGAAATTTATAAGGTTGTGGAAGAAAGCACACGAAGAGAATGTCGAGCAAGCAGAGCTGGAGAAGATGGAAGCCGCTAAGGAAGCGAGAATGAAGATGGCGAAAGGACAATTCGGTTTCACACTAAAAAACCAGCTAGCTGACCCATGA